The sequence below is a genomic window from Gossypium hirsutum isolate 1008001.06 chromosome A11, Gossypium_hirsutum_v2.1, whole genome shotgun sequence.
AAATCAAATTGCTTCTTTTGTTGCCTCAAAAACAACCATATATTCAGCCTCTATAGTAAAGTTGACAGTGCAAGTTTGTTGAATAATTGTGAAGATCATATCTGGGTTGAGATAAGATTGTGGATTATATCTGACCCATCAGTGAATATCATATCACCTGCAGAAACATATTTGGAGAATAGGATCATGTCTATCTAATTCCTTGGCTCTAGAAAGTTGGATCAATTTGGAAAGTTAAAGTGTTTGCTGCCAATAGTCCTTTTTTTTACCTTGATTATTGTTATATTGTATTCAGCTAGTTTAGTTGTTGTTTAATGGAGATTGTGATAGATCTTCGTTATGTTAGAAGTCTCGAAAAACTCTATATAATTGATAAACTTGTATAGGTTGAGATACTAATTTTTTTAGAGCATTTAATCTGTTCAAGTGAGAAACATTATTTGTGTGACTACATTTGATTGTAAAACCTATCTTATGGTTTTACAAGCTAAGTTCTCAGGGGAGAATTTAGTGGCAAGAATTCTAATCTTCTAAGTACAAGAGTGAGAAAATTATCACAAAACTATCATTAATGGATCAAATATGGTCAACTCAGTAGTAAGAATGTATGAATTTCctgttaaattaattataataaacaaattagtaataaaatagttGAGGATGACTCTTAAAGTTTGCTTATTATCATGATATCGTCAAATGATGGAGTTTCTATAATTGTAGAGACATAGGAGTTTATCATATATAGCTAGGATTGTTTGGTTGCTATATTCAATTTTCAACTATTAAAAGTTGATGATGAGAATCATATTATTTGAACCCATGAtatatttggtttttattttaactaaagTCATATTCgggtttttattttactttatttaaattttttacatattttttttcactCACATCGTGAGTGTGCCATAATATAGTCTATATATAGGAtgtgataatatatttaaataaaagataTAGATGATACCAATTAATACGTTTTCTTATGGGATATAATATAAAGTGAACTCTTTTTGTTCTAATCACAATAAAGTGGCAAAATAAAGACCCAGAATTAGGCAACCTTAGAATGATCTCTAAaatcttgtaaagagaaaatctATGATGAAAAAGATGTGCCTCCGTTTGATATTTTTACATGCTAAGAGAACATTATAATGTTCTTTTGCTTGTTTAAGTTTCTGCGATAATTGATTTCTCCAATTTAATTTGTTAGAGTATATGATCTTTAATATCTCAATGTAGTAGTGAAAGGAACACCAATCAGTGACAACCAATTCTCTTTGCTCAAAAGGAATGATTGGATAGTAAATTGCATGGCAGTCACCCTATCGATCTTGTGGTAACCCTTCTAATTAACCCTTGCATTGAGGTTAGCACCAGGGCCACGATTTTTGTACTCAGCATAGTAAAGAGTTTCTTCATAATTGACTTTGTCAAGTCCTTCAAAAAGCATCCACCTTTCAAGCTTAATGAAGTTACCTAATGTAGATTCCATGATAATAGTTGTAGAAAATTTCTTCCACGGCCTACCCAAGTATGTTGCTATTTTGAACCTGTCATTGAAGAGCTTTTGCTCAGGGACGATCTTGCAGTTTTGGATTATAGTACCAGTGTTCTCATCAATGAAGTCCTTGTCTTATGCTGTCACTGTGTTGAATTGATTATCCATTGGCCTCCTTACAATGATCAATGAGTTCTGGATAACAGTAGGAGAGTCATCGAAGATGAAGTCAATGGTTCAAGAGATGACACAATTGCAAAAGAACTGACGATTTGCTTGATTGTACAAGGTGTCTTGGTAGGCATCTATCCTGCAATTGAAGAAGGCTGACTTATCTGATTGAATGCGAAGAGCCACTGCCTGGTGCTTTTTAGGACCAGCGGTGTTCTAGAATCCCATGGATTTGGCAATGAACCCGTTCCCAATAGCAGCTGCAccattgaaattatgaaattattttattgtaaaataCCATCATGGGTAATAATTATGATGGATTAAGTAGCTTGAGTTGTCTTCTACAAGATTATGAAACTATATaggttattttataattatatgttacCTATGTTATATTAGTTGATATAGGGGATCTTTTCTATTAATCAAATCATTATCCTGATTGACTAGAAAAAAATAGAATGGTTAAAGTTCTTAGAAACTTACAAAAAGTGGCAGTTTGCCAAGTGGTAATTCCGCCACCATTTTTGACACCCTTGCAACCAGCGACAATAGTTTTTCTTGGACCATCACCATACATCATGATGTTGGTGTATTGTTTGTCTACGGTGGTATACTCATCATAGATTCCAGCCTTGATATAAATCACATGTCGAATGTTGAAGTTCTTTGGAGCAGGGGCTAAGGCTGCACCAATGGTTTTGTATTGGCCATTGCCATCCTTAGCCACAACAACATTTGGCTTTAAGTTGCTATTATCAATCCTAGCCAAAAGGTGGCGGTCTTTAGCTGAGAACCATGAGGGATATACATTCTTCTCAACGGAATGAAGTCTACGAGAGTTAGTATTATTTAATTGGATGCCAAATTTGGAAAGAATATCCGACAACTTTGTCACTATTGTCAAGGCATTACCTGTGAGTTCATGAGCATCGATAATACCCTTTTGCATGGTTTCTTTCATGTTGTTATCGTATTCGAAACCATCCAAGCATGATTGTTGGTATGATATAACAGCATTCAACCAGGTTCTAAGATCATTTTTGTGATCATTAATGTTGCGCAATTCACTATCACCAACGTCAGAGTACGATGCTTGAAGTGAATCAATGGCATAGTCCATCATATCCTTACAATCATTTAAGGCCATCTTTGTAAGGTTGTTATTCTTAACTTGAACTATTAGGGAATCAGAATAGTTGAAAAACTTCTTGACTGCTTCCTCAGCTGCCAATATAGCTTTTGAAATGAACTCTTTAGGATCAGTGCTATTAACAGAGCTGAGAGTCTTATGGCAAGATTCTCGATAATGAGTAAATGAGAAAAAGTTAGACACTGCCTTCATTTGTGGAGATAATGTTTCATTATCATTGTGGTTTCGATGAACTGTAGACACAACACCAATGGCGACTCCCACCACAAGAATGATTGAAACCTCGACAATCATCTCTTTTCTCAACATCTTTGTTTTTTTAGTGAAGATATTATATCTTTGTTGCCGTTTAGTGATGACAAAAAACCATATAGTAGAAAAAGTATATGATTCCTACCAACCAAAATAAATAAGGAGAAACCTTTATTGAGAAATAAAGCTTCCCTtccttttgtttttgcttttgttgTTTGACGAAATTCATTATACACGATGAGTTGATTTTATAGCAAGTGGGAGCCTTTAAAATTAGGACTTTTTGCATGTAAAACGAAAATGATGCCTTAACAAATTACTGTGAACAGGTTAGAATGTATTAGTTTTAGACAATGTATTTAACTGATCAACGGTTGTCAtctttaaatttagaaaaataaagtaCGAAAGCTTTTTGTTGGAGTCTTAGCTATATGTTTAAGTTGTTTTGGATGGTTTTATTTATTAAGATCTTAAGgcctaaaatgtaaaaaataaaaataaaaattcaagaatTCAAACTTAATGAAAAGATGtacaaaaattatgaatttttatcctCTTGGTCGTGTAAGAAATATTTAGGCTTAATATGCATTTGCCCTCCTAGGAAAACTATTTATTAGCTACTTAAAGTTGTATaatcataaaaatgaaaaaatctcaaattataataacacaaaagttgtaattttttttaaaaaccataaaattatttaactataCTCTATAAACATCATacaattattgaaaaataaaataaatatatatatttttaaaaatttaaatattaatatatattttttaaaaataacaaaaataatttgaaattataatcACGATACAATTAGTGGCGGAGACACTAAGAGACCTAGAGGGGCCATAGCCTTCACTAAAATGGTAGATTTTTAATTTAagtcctttataatttataaaattttaaattagtaatagtaaaaatacactttggccccccaaaatgataaaaatttgatttaacattttaaaaattataaagatatagactattaaaatgataaaattgtatttttactgtcgtaaaaatatacaatttaattttagacCCCTAAAAAGAATTTTCTAACTCTGCCACTAGATACAATGGTAAATTGcttgttttgaaaaaattacataatcattgaaatttttaaaaagttgtgcaaattttttacaatttaaaaaataaaataaaatctttgaaatttaatattataataatacaaaaatatattttttttaaatttcacaattttatatttttttaaaaaataataaaaaatctgaaaattaGAAAAGTGGAATTATTTAAATCTTGTTTGTTTAGTTTTTGTTACAGGAGAGAGGaatgggtttttttattttattttattttatttcttattttatagcTTCAATAATCATgacaaacaatttattatttcattttttaacaatttttttaaatttttttaaatttattctatttagttaattaaaatttatttctgtTTATTTAAGGTATTTGTTAAATTTGGTGTCACAAGTTGAATGAAATTGTCAATAAAAGTATAAAGTTCGTTTTTTTATTTaggaaaattaagaaataaaaagtgtaaatgcgatttaacattaaattataaatagatttattaattatgttaaaaattataattaattaattcatactAGAAATTCTATCTGAAGCATAACGTGAAAATCACATGTTTAGAACAcaattatgtttaaaaataataatacacaaTAAATAACGAAACATttgatttgaaactaattaataataacacattaaatttgtaatgtattaaaataaaaaaaaatctaaattaatttataaCACCAATTGAATCAACAAcactattaatataaatatagttGTCGAAGataataaaatgaatgaaatatattaaaattaagctTTGTTGGAGTGGTAAATTAAGGTTTTATTAATGTAATTGGCATGGGTTCAAATTTCatcatatgtttatttttattttttttaaatcaaaagatTAAATTACCCCCAaacaatataacttattttaattacgaaaagATATTTTCGTAATTTTCCTAATCGAGTTGGTGCTCGGTTGACTCTTGACTCCAACTCAGTCAagagtttaaataataatatagatttaTACAACTTGTGATGGTAGCAAAATCtgcatattaaaattaaaatgtataaaaatattatcaaCATAAAACTTCGGTTGAactttaaatttaagattttactaATATGATTTCCTTGGGTTCAAATTTTACCATATGCATAATTCTattgcttttttaaaaaaaatcaaaagactaAAGTatccataaataatataatttattttaaatgtgaaaaGATATGAAAGTAATTTCCCTAATTAAATTagtatatttttgtatatatttttatgtatatatttcatttaattttgtatatatttttatgtctTGTTATTATTACTTTTCAACTTTCaattttattacttattatatatttatttaaaaacacacttatattttaaatatgtaatttttacACAAATATGCGTGACAAAATtttatagattaaataaaaatgttGACTGCCTGTGATGTCTGTCATACCAGATTTTACGAATAATCGAATAAACATGTAATTTATATGTAATAATGATtgcataaatatatttaaataatttaaaagtagGAATGGTCCGATTCCAAAAGTTGCACCATAATCTAATAAACCTAAGAAGGCTTTATTCCAATATTAAAGTAGATGAGATATTTATTTAATATGGTAAGATTGATCAACTAGGCATCGGACCAGGTAATGTCTAGTTCTCCTTGTTCGCTTTCAGGCACTCCCAAAGCGGTCCAAACAGCTTTTGAGGCATCAACAATATTATTGCGGCACGGGGGCTGATAAGCATGCTCATCATCACACCCTACTTGAGAGTCACATTCATCCACTACCAAAGCCCTCACACTCTTTCCATTGCCattgatattaataaatttattgcaACGGCTGCTCTGGCTAAACCACCCTGTTGAGAGTGCCACCACGGGTTCATTATCTGAGTGATATTGGTTGTCACATTTTGATGCGCCACCACCATCTCCACCTTCCTGGAAGCTGTTAATAGTTAGGGTTGCCGGTGTATTGTCAGACACCGGCGGTGAACACGTGTATGTTGTGTAAACTTCGCCTTCTACACAACAATCAGCGTTATTGTCTTGGTTACATTGCCCTGGTGGTGGCGTTGTGCCTGGTATGGTGCCGCTAGGATCGCATGTCTGAGCTTCAATACCTAGactgaagaaaagaaaatgaaaacaaagaaagatGATAAACTCAAAAACACTAAATAAAATTtgcttcttcattttttttctcctactgctatttttctttttatgaaaatttgcAACTGCATCGAGCTATAAATAATGACccaaaatccaaaaagaaaaaaaagaaagaaagtaggAAGATGACTAGGGAAAGATTATGGGTCAATTTCATCTAATAACGGGTCTGAGGGGGCATTTGATTTAACTAAAAAGTCACAAGCAGGACTTTTACTACCACATATTAATTTGAAGTCAAAAAGTCTTCAGATTGTTTGAGGGGCTGAAGGGCTGGGGAAGTTTCCTGATAAAGAAAAAGCTTGGACGATATTCATATATGTCATATACGTGAAGGGTTAATATGttgtttaaaagtttttttttagttattttgttgGTATGTTGTTTTgcattttgttattttagtttgtatTTTTGTAATAATACAGTTTGTTTATATTGATGTGGATTAATAGATAATCCAGTGGTGATAAATGACAGCTTCACAGTATGCCACGTGACAAaggtaaattaaaaaattaataatctgtaaaatatataaattaattaaaatatataaaaattttcataccAACAATGAAATTGGACAAAtgcattatatataaattaatttatatattttttaatttttattttttatatattttttaatttttaattttttatatatttttaattttaaaataattatataaataaccttatattttataaaataaaaaacatataaacttactaaaaatGCATTTGAAATAAATCTAGACATATGGGTGTTCAAATTTAAATGTATCTGGACAACCAATTGTCCAGGTTCATTCTTGtgcaaaaattatacattttttattagtttatatatttcaagtttttttaaaaatttatgtctGTCGTGTAACATACCGAGAGGTTGCCACGTGTCACCACTAAATTGACTAGTAGTGCCACATCAGCATAAATTAATGGTCTTAGTGCAGTGTTACCAACTTAGGTGACAGAATACAAGTTTAGGTACCAACTAGGTCAAGAAAAAAGTTTAGGTACGAACTAGATAATTTTGTACAAGTTCAGGGGGACAAGCTACATATTAAcccttttttaataaacatgaatagaaaaaaaaaacaaagtaaataaTTAAGATTTAGGACATAATTGTATTgcttaaaatatagaaaaacaaaatatgtacaacttttacttaaatagtaatatgtataaacattatattaaaacacacaagatatctttgttttaatatataatattataatctAAAGAGATTAATCAATATCAAACCAATAGATATTCATTTTGTCCTAATCACTTTCGGGTACTCCTAGAGCTTTCCAAACTACTTTTAACATGTTGACAATGTTATTCGGACAAGGAGGTTGATAATCATGATCAAAATTGCACCTTATCGTAGAATTATATTCATCCACAACCTTAGCCTTCATAGTGTTTCCATTGCCATGATGTTGATATACTTCAAgcaccttttttttttgtggttaAACCATTCGGTTGACAGTGCCACCACAAGGTCATTATCTGAGTGGTACTAATTTTCACATTCTAATGGTGTACCACTATCACCTCCTGGTTCAAAGTTATTAAGCATCAACGTTGGTTTTGTGTAACTTGACACAGGTGGTGAACATTCATAAGTGGTGTACCCCTTGCCATTTTTACAACAATCAAAGTTATTTTCTGTGTTACATTGCCCTAGTGGAGAGGTTTTTTCCTCTTACCTTACCACTAGGGTTGCATGTTTGAGCTTCAacacttaaaacataaaaaagaatgTGAAGGAGAATAAAACACTTGAACAAACTTGTTTCATATTCCTTTTCAAAAATCTTTTTTAAGTCActtatgttttgatgttttagatgAGAAATTAAAAAACGAGTGAaaagtaatatataaatattacccTTAAGTAATTCAAAATATCAGTCTTATTAGGACAAATTTGAGGCCATATGGTTTTTCAACAATAAGTTTTGTTTTCTAGAAATATTATTGTAGAGATTAATAAGGTATATGGAATATAATATCTAAGTGAACTCTTTTTGTTCTAATCATAGTAAAGTGGCAAAATAAAAATCTAGAGTCAAGAAACCTTAGAAAGATCTCTAATTAGAAGCTTACAAAGAGAAAATCTGTGATGAAATATTGCCTCAATTTGCTATTTATACATGCTAAAAGAACGTTATAACattattttgtttgtttaaatttctTCTATATTTTATAATCGATCTCTCTTATTTAATTTGAACTATATGATCTTTAATATCTTAACGCAGTAGTGGAAGGAATGTCAATCAATAGCAACCAATTCTCTTTGTTTAAAAGGAATGATTGGATAGTGAATTTCATGGTAGTCGCCCTATCGATCTTGTAGTAACCCTTCTAATTAACCCTCACATTGAGGTTAGCACCGAGGCTACAATTGTTGCACTTAGCATAGTAGAGGGTTTTTTCATAATTGATGTGacatcccttacccgtacccgagactgggatcaagtacgaggcgttaccagacatgtaCTCCAACATTTTCGGGAAATACAGGTTATTAAATTTCATTCCAGtttgaacccaatcaaacaacatcttagtgtccttATTATGGgtctacggggcccaaaacataaaTTGAGaaaggttcgagactaaaccgaggacatgagaaagttcttgaaaaattttctaagttaagcctcacacgccagTGTAGAGGCAATGCTCAAGTCCGTGttctttgggacacgcccgtgtgctttgggacacgctcgtgtcccctacccgtgtggaatcaattaaatttattttctatttcaaacctacaggggttttcacacggccaagcacacgcccgtgtcccttgcccgtgtccttcacacggcctagacacgcccatgcGGTCACCCATGTCTAAAAACTCGAgcattttgtttatgacgtcagaatgcatttaggggcacatggctaagacatacgcccgtgtgctaggccgtgccccccacgcggttgagacacacagccgtgtctctacccgtgtgtttactaccatacattctgacttaatatttttagatgcaggggacacacgaccatttcACACGTCCATGGGTGcagtccgtgtgtcacacacggccaagacacacgctcgtgtgtccacccgtgtggaccttattaggctattttccaagccttagtcACCCTCTAAAAAccatatccacttatagttttcaataacacttaacatggtctaattatactcttaaatgaccttaaaatacctcattgcatgtaaacctcatctcatcagtttttatacatgctaggttgtcCCCTTTATCttaaggatttccatgacttgtgACTCAATTAAGATTGGCTCTTTATCTTAACCCATTGCCAAAATTATGACCTAACCACCGCATGTGATTTGATCATGCTACAGTAATACActatatttaatcatcacaagaacattggaacataacatgcacaatttggtaggtcataacctacaccaacaTGAGCTAATTTCCATGtccatatacaagtgaatatgtattgtagtgggccaaatttgcccgggcccactAGAAACctaaatatacaataaataaataaataaacctcaGTCCATTAAATAACCCTATCAGACCCAAACCCAATTTTAAAACTTGGCCCAAATTTACAAGGCCCGATAGGCCCAGAACACTAAACCAAGACTGAAGCCCTAGCAGCACGTGTTTGGACCTCAGCATCCTCGGTCTCCGTACCACCTCTGTACCCCCATGCCACTCCAGCCTAGACCCATACCCCGTGCGCATGCCAACAGACCAGTACCTGCAAAACAAAAAGCAACAGCAGTAGAGACAAACAAAAAGAACAGCACAAACACAACAGCAAGAAAATTTGtatttttgattttcttttcttttctcggCTATAAAGCTGAGGATAGTCAAATGTAAAGGAGGACCACGATATCTGTACACACGCACAGAGAATAGAGAAATAGCAATTTTAAATCAGCAAAGGTGATTTCAAGCCTTTTTTTTTATCCTCTCTTATGAtttcttttttagtttattttttttatttttatttttatttttcttttcatttggtTCGGATTTTTTTTTGTATGTGAGTCAATCCCAATGAAAGCCCGAATACTTCAAAAATACTGAGGTGAAGGCGAGGGAACAAATAGTGTTGAATCTTTGCTCTATGAACCTatcttcgttttttttttttttttaaaataatgtgaagtttgaagttttttttttttaaataataaaaagggagggaAGAAAATACTTACCAAATTTCTCTAGGCATGGTCGAATGCCTTCAACGAGGAAGATGAGTTCTATCTGCATGCTGTTGATCACCAAAATAATGGTGGTTCGGCTGCTAGCAAAAGAAACCCTAGAAATTTGCTTCCAAGGctgtgattttcggcttaaaaaTGGGGCTGCGTTTGAGATGGAAAATGGGGAAAGAAAGGTTTTAAATAACCTTTTAACAAAGTAGTGATGCTTGCATAAATAACGGCCCGCGTGTCAGCTCATTTGGCAGGCCCTATCTGCACATTATCACTCAAAAGTGGGGAATTTGCTTGGTGGGTCCTTTCCCTTGCGCACAACATCCAATTTGCGCCCAATTTGCCTACCCtatgttttaaaatttggccTTCTAATTTGTGTGTTGTTTTATTTTGATCCGCGGTTCGTTGCAGCATTGTGTGGGCGCGAGAGATTTACAATTCCAGTCCCCGCATATTTGTGCGCATAACACATTGACTCTATTTTGcaattatttatttgtaaattggTTCTCCTGTTTTaactttatttcaattaaatcttatcctcattattttatttatgcacataaaatttcttttacatGCTAGAGTATTGATTGTGATATTTTGTTGCTTTGGGTAAAttaaatttcgttaaaaaaaacattataatgatcctttttatttattctattattttaataattggtatgtataatttgtaataaaattattttagtttttgtatacctttaaattttatcttattttataatttcttttgaatctattaacttattttaatgtatatattctttttgttatttactttatgtgttgtttaaattattattaagcgCATACATGGTTCTTTGACCTATACACATTATTAAAGCCATGCTTTTAtacatatagttttttttaacagaaaaacATATATCTTATATAAttgtgttttttaaaatttattatatataatttataataaaattaagttaatcttgttttaattaaacaatatttTGACATACAATTATTTCTAACATTTCTTCACATGTATATAatccatattaaattatttttactatggtacatgttattattttcatataactttaTGCAAATATTTTTCTTTGTATGTATCCTCTTTCAAAgttatttatatgtataatatatttcttttaagaACCCTATTTTAAATCTTATAATTTATCTATTGTATACACCATCATATTATCCTTatgcattatattttttatatattt
It includes:
- the LOC121209714 gene encoding putative ripening-related protein 1; the protein is MKKQILFSVFEFIIFLCFHFLFFSLGIEAQTCDPSGTIPGTTPPPGQCNQDNNADCCVEGEVYTTYTCSPPVSDNTPATLTINSFQEGGDGGGASKCDNQYHSDNEPVVALSTGWFSQSSRCNKFININGNGKSVRALVVDECDSQVGCDDEHAYQPPCRNNIVDASKAVWTALGVPESEQGELDITWSDA
- the LOC121209961 gene encoding putative pectinesterase/pectinesterase inhibitor 28; protein product: MLRKEMIVEVSIILVVGVAIGVVSTVHRNHNDNETLSPQMKAVSNFFSFTHYRESCHKTLSSVNSTDPKEFISKAILAAEEAVKKFFNYSDSLIVQVKNNNLTKMALNDCKDMMDYAIDSLQASYSDVGDSELRNINDHKNDLRTWLNAVISYQQSCLDGFEYDNNMKETMQKGIIDAHELTGNALTIVTKLSDILSKFGIQLNNTNSRRLHSVEKNVYPSWFSAKDRHLLARIDNSNLKPNVVVAKDGNGQYKTIGAALAPAPKNFNIRHVIYIKAGIYDEYTTVDKQYTNIMMYGDGPRKTIVAGCKGVKNGGGITTWQTATFYCQTVEADPKTCKPNGKIRGKKPPKERNTKHDSNCCKEGKLYDIYKCSPQVSNHTKATQTLNVRFDDGEDGRGPPECDNKYHSNKELVVTFSTGCYQPPCVNNIIDASDTVWEALGVPTDQRGGWTITGQMHD